The proteins below come from a single Poecilia reticulata strain Guanapo linkage group LG5, Guppy_female_1.0+MT, whole genome shotgun sequence genomic window:
- the LOC103465341 gene encoding nuclear receptor subfamily 1 group D member 1-like gives MENSPGGGVILYAGSSGSASPSPGSPSSGYQTQSPSSHSQPSSPEGVSFQEIGVLKQRRNHGRGTVSPKRVFQFPEVSNAPVAHITTASSATYSHATAAKRSCSFTGTFTKTGGMVLLCKVCGDIASGFHYGVHACEGCKGFFRRSIQQNIHYKMCVKNENCLIMRMNRNRCQHCRFKKCLSVGMSRDAVRFGRIPKREKQRLMDEMQSYMNSLNGPEMEVPPPSDGPCSPLHQTNTGSCSLPQSYPSEEKPLKTAAGSSSCLGTPSFQSGMVQEAGPSVQQNLNPAQYRVQVEQQNVSTSYHLAANFPASPCSSASSTSTNVGNANYSFSSNQNQCPVSGSLSSQTFASHGVMPDRDNQNPTSCPWKLNGGAKVLACPLNSCPVAPASRSSQEVWESFSQCFTPAVKEVVEFAKSIPGFQMLSQHDQVMLLKSGTFQVLMVRFCSLFEPKERTVTFLNGQTYSLASLRALGMGSLLDAMFDFSEKLGSLGLEQDEMALFMAVVLVSADRSGIVEVGAVEQLQENLIKALRSLITSRRPDDGTLFPKLLLRLPDLRTLNNQHSEKLLAFRIDP, from the exons GTGGCGTCATCCTGTACGCCGGCTCATCCGGCAGTGCCAGCCCGAGTCCTGGAAGCCCGTCCAGCGGATACCAGACCCAGTCGCCGTCCTCCCACTCTCAGCCCTCGTCCCCGGAGGGGGTCTCCTTCCAGGAGATCGGGgtgctgaagcagagacgcAACCATGGCAGAGGAACCGTTTCCCCCAAAAGGGTCTTTCAGTTCCCGGAAGTGAGCAATGCTCCCGTCGCTCACATTACCACGGCGTCGTCGGCGACCTACAGCCACGCCACAGCTGCCAAACGGTCCTGCAGTTTCACCGGGACGTTCACCA agactgGGGGAATGGTGCTGTTATGCAAGGTGTGTGGGGACATCGCGTCCGGCTTCCACTATGGTGTCCACGCCTGCGAGGGCTGCAAG GGGTTCTTCAGACGCAGCATTCAGCAGAACATCCACTACAAGATGTGCGTGAAGAACGAGAACTGTCTCATCATGCGCATGAACCGTAACCGGTGCCAGCACTGTCGCTTCAAGAAGTGTCTCTCTGTGGGCATGTCCCGAGATG cgGTGCGTTTTGGGCGTATTCCCAAGCGGGAGAAGCAGAGACTAATGGATGAGATGCAGAGCTACATGAACAGTCTCAACGGACCGGAGATGGAGGTGCCGCCTCCCTCCGACGGCCCCTGCAGTCCGCTCCACCAGACCAACACCGGATCCTGTTCTCTACCGCAGTCTTACCCCAGCGAAGAGAAGCCACTCAAAACGGCggcaggcagcagcagctgcctggGAACTCCGTCTTTCCAGAGCGGAATGGTGCAGGAAGCCGGCCCGTCCGTTCAGCAGAACCTGAACCCAGCGCAGTACAGGGTTCAGGTGGAGCAGCAAAATGTCTCGACCAGCTACCATCTGGCTGCCAACTTCCCAGCTTCTCCCTGCAGCAGTGCAAGCTCCACAAGCACAAATGTCGGCAACGCCAACTACTCCTTCTCCTCCAATCAGAACCAATGTCCAGTTAGTGGCAGCTTATCGTCTCAGACCTTCGCCAGTCATGGGGTCATGCCAGATAGAGATAACCAGAACCCAACATCCTGCCCCTGGAAGCTGAACGGAGGCGCCAAAGTGCTT gCGTGCCCTCTCAATTCGTGTCCCGTGGCTCCGGCCAGTCGCTCCAGCCAGGAGGTGTGGGAGTCGTTCTCCCAGTGCTTCACCCCGGCTGTTAAAGAAGTGGTGGAGTTTGCGAAGAGCATCCCAGGCTTCCAAATGCTGAGCCAGCACGACCAGGTCATGCTGCTCAAATCTGGCACTTTCCAG GTTCTTATGGTGAGGTTCTGCTCCTTGTTCGAACCCAAAGAGAGGACGGTGACCTTTCTTAACGGACAAACGTACTCGCTGGCGTCGCTGAGGGCTCTGGGTATGGGCTCCCTGCTCGACGCCATGTTTGACTTCAGCGAGAAGCTGGGATCTCTGGGCTTGGAACAAGACGAGATGGCTCTTTTCATGGCAGTTGTTCTGGTGTCTGCTG aCCGCTCCGGTATTGTAGAGGTGGGAGcagtggagcagctgcaggaaaacctCATAAAGGCTCTGCGTTCGCTCATCACCAGTCGCCGGCCGGATGACGGCACGCTCTTCCCGAAGTTGCTGCTGCGCCTGCCGGACCTGCGCACACTGAACAATCAGCACTCGGAGAAGCTATTAGCTTTCCGCATAGACCCATAA
- the faim2b gene encoding fas apoptotic inhibitory molecule 2b isoform X1, which translates to MKKSKQVGNENEPPSYQEATAGYPEMEAQFAWDDKTIRRTFIRKVYAILMLQLSVTVGIVCLFTFCAPVRFYIQTNPSLYMASYIMFFATYIALSCCGDLRRQFPWNITLLVLFTLSMAFMMGFVSSFYNTKSVMLCLGITALVCLSVTVFSFQSKIDVTSCQGVLFSLCMVMLLCAITISIVVPFGYVPWLHAIYAVIGAILFTLFLAFDTQLLLGNKRYAISPEEYIFATLSLYLDIIYLFSFLLQLTGTGRD; encoded by the exons ATGAAAAAGTCAAAG CAGGTGGGGAATGAGAATGAGCCTCCCAGCTACCAGGAAGCAACTGCAG gtTATCCTGAGATGGAGGCCCAGTTTGCCTGGGATGATAAGACCATCAGGAGGACTTTCATCAGAAAG GTTTACGCCATCCTCATGCTCCAGCTGTCTGTGACTGTCGGGATTGTTTGTCTCTTCACGTTTTG cGCACCCGTGAGGTTTTACATTCAGACTAACCCCAGCTTGTACATGGCGTCTTA CATTATGTTTTTTGCGACCTACATTGCTCTGTCCTGCTGCGGAGATCTGAG GAGGCAGTTCCCCTGGAACATTACTCTTTTAGTTCttttt actCTGAGCATGGCCTTCATGATGGGCTTTGTTTCAAG cttttACAACACCAAGTCAGTGATGCTGTGTCTGGGAATCACAGCTCTGGTGTGTCTGTCCGTCACTGTGTTCAGCTTCCAGAGCAAG ATTGACGTAACGTCCTGCCAGGGCGTgctgttctctctgtgcatggtCATGCTGCTCTGTGCCATTACCATCTCCATCGTCGTCCCCTTCGGATAT GTTCCCTGGTTACATGCCATCTATGCAGTGATAGGAGCCATCCTCTTCACCCTG tttttaGCTTTTGACACACAGCTGCTCCTAGGAAACAAGCGCTACGCCATCAGTCCAGAGGAATACATTTTTGCCACACTCAGCCTCTACCTGGACATCATCTACCTgttcagcttcctgctgcagctcacgGGAACCGGCCGGGATTGA
- the faim2b gene encoding fas apoptotic inhibitory molecule 2b isoform X2 has translation MKKSKVGNENEPPSYQEATAGYPEMEAQFAWDDKTIRRTFIRKVYAILMLQLSVTVGIVCLFTFCAPVRFYIQTNPSLYMASYIMFFATYIALSCCGDLRRQFPWNITLLVLFTLSMAFMMGFVSSFYNTKSVMLCLGITALVCLSVTVFSFQSKIDVTSCQGVLFSLCMVMLLCAITISIVVPFGYVPWLHAIYAVIGAILFTLFLAFDTQLLLGNKRYAISPEEYIFATLSLYLDIIYLFSFLLQLTGTGRD, from the exons ATGAAAAAGTCAAAG GTGGGGAATGAGAATGAGCCTCCCAGCTACCAGGAAGCAACTGCAG gtTATCCTGAGATGGAGGCCCAGTTTGCCTGGGATGATAAGACCATCAGGAGGACTTTCATCAGAAAG GTTTACGCCATCCTCATGCTCCAGCTGTCTGTGACTGTCGGGATTGTTTGTCTCTTCACGTTTTG cGCACCCGTGAGGTTTTACATTCAGACTAACCCCAGCTTGTACATGGCGTCTTA CATTATGTTTTTTGCGACCTACATTGCTCTGTCCTGCTGCGGAGATCTGAG GAGGCAGTTCCCCTGGAACATTACTCTTTTAGTTCttttt actCTGAGCATGGCCTTCATGATGGGCTTTGTTTCAAG cttttACAACACCAAGTCAGTGATGCTGTGTCTGGGAATCACAGCTCTGGTGTGTCTGTCCGTCACTGTGTTCAGCTTCCAGAGCAAG ATTGACGTAACGTCCTGCCAGGGCGTgctgttctctctgtgcatggtCATGCTGCTCTGTGCCATTACCATCTCCATCGTCGTCCCCTTCGGATAT GTTCCCTGGTTACATGCCATCTATGCAGTGATAGGAGCCATCCTCTTCACCCTG tttttaGCTTTTGACACACAGCTGCTCCTAGGAAACAAGCGCTACGCCATCAGTCCAGAGGAATACATTTTTGCCACACTCAGCCTCTACCTGGACATCATCTACCTgttcagcttcctgctgcagctcacgGGAACCGGCCGGGATTGA